The following are encoded together in the Dyella terrae genome:
- a CDS encoding DUF2239 family protein has protein sequence MSAFEIASCTAFDGHRRIGAGTLAEVALAVKHAVDAGAEGPVLVFDDLSSRPVELDLRGTPDDVLARLPAPPSDEEPVPRGPGRPRLGVIAREVTLLPRHWHWLAEQPGGASATLRRLVEEARRSHRERDAVRLAGEAVDRFMSAMTGNLANHEEASRAFWRKERERFIQLTDAWPVDVREHVRVLATRAWQAAIAGD, from the coding sequence ATGTCTGCCTTCGAGATCGCTTCCTGCACCGCCTTTGACGGCCATCGGCGGATTGGCGCTGGGACGCTGGCCGAGGTGGCGCTTGCCGTCAAACATGCCGTCGATGCCGGAGCCGAAGGGCCCGTGCTGGTCTTCGATGATCTCAGCAGCCGCCCGGTAGAACTCGACCTGCGTGGCACGCCGGACGACGTACTCGCCCGCTTGCCCGCGCCACCCTCGGACGAGGAGCCCGTGCCGCGCGGCCCCGGGCGCCCCCGTCTGGGCGTCATCGCGCGCGAGGTCACCTTGCTGCCACGCCATTGGCATTGGCTCGCGGAACAGCCGGGCGGTGCCTCGGCAACCTTGCGTCGTCTTGTCGAAGAGGCGCGTCGCAGTCATCGCGAGCGCGATGCCGTTCGCCTTGCCGGCGAAGCGGTGGATCGCTTCATGAGCGCCATGACGGGTAATCTAGCCAATCACGAAGAAGCTTCTCGCGCGTTCTGGCGTAAGGAGCGTGAGCGTTTCATCCAGCTGACAGATGCATGGCCCGTCGATGTGCGCGAGCATGTGCGTGTTCTCGCAACGCGCGCATGGCAGGCGGCCATCGCGGGCGACTGA
- a CDS encoding lipid A 3-O-deacylase — protein sequence MRSSLLRSAAAFALIGVSATALADTRIEINGGRSYSDGYWTNTAWVEAIWGEHNLSDSRITWAPMASLGFLNGRHITRYGNGVSDDVWLGGGGLRIRYGNANDWYHHLFWNSEIAVQAGRTLALSSGGEFVNSVGWTGEHWTFQIRHASNAGIKGSNRGETMALVGFAFNP from the coding sequence ATGCGATCCTCCCTCCTGCGCAGTGCCGCAGCGTTCGCACTGATCGGCGTTTCCGCTACGGCCTTGGCCGACACTCGTATCGAAATCAATGGTGGCCGAAGTTACTCGGACGGCTACTGGACCAACACCGCCTGGGTCGAAGCGATCTGGGGCGAGCACAACCTCAGCGACAGCCGCATCACCTGGGCCCCCATGGCCTCGCTAGGCTTTCTCAACGGCCGCCACATAACGCGTTACGGCAATGGCGTTTCCGACGATGTGTGGCTGGGCGGTGGCGGCCTGCGCATCCGCTACGGCAACGCTAACGACTGGTATCACCACTTGTTCTGGAACTCAGAGATCGCGGTCCAGGCGGGTCGCACGCTTGCGCTGAGCAGCGGCGGCGAGTTTGTGAATTCGGTGGGCTGGACGGGTGAGCATTGGACGTTCCAGATTCGTCATGCGTCGAATGCCGGCATCAAGGGTTCCAACCGTGGCGAGACCATGGCGTTGGTGGGGTTTGCGTTTAATCCTTGA
- a CDS encoding DHA2 family efflux MFS transporter permease subunit, with product MSQDFRPPNLALTTVGLSLATFMQVLDTTIANVSLPTIAGNLGVSVNQSTWVITSFAVSMAIALPLTGFLTRRFGEVKLFIWSTLLFSIASFLCGIAQSMPMLILFRAIQGAVAGPMYPVTQSLLISIYPPAKRGMALALLAMVTVVAPIAGPILGGLITDNYSWPWIFFINVPIGIFASMVVGNQMKGRPEVTMRPKMDYVGLITLIVGVGALQIVLDKGNDEDWFNSTFIVITSIVSVISLAIFLIWELTDKEPIVNLRLLRHHNFRTGTIALVLAYAAFFAIGLLVPQWLQRNMGYTSTWAGFAAAPLGILPVMLTFLVGKYASRTDMRLLASCAFLVMGTTCFMRSEFFLQIDFWHVAGVQLFQGLGVALFFMPVTTILLSDLQPNEIASGGGLATFLRTLGASFSASLTTFLWDHRAIVHHAHLSEHITPYDPSAQIALQGVGVQGQAANVMLDQMITQQGYQISFNEVFHLLGWVFFFLIVVVWMARPPFSAKAGPGADH from the coding sequence ATGAGTCAAGATTTCCGTCCGCCCAACCTGGCGCTGACCACTGTCGGCCTCTCGTTGGCGACCTTCATGCAGGTGCTCGACACGACCATTGCGAACGTGTCGCTGCCGACGATTGCCGGCAACCTCGGCGTGAGCGTCAACCAGAGTACCTGGGTCATCACCTCCTTCGCGGTGAGCATGGCCATTGCGCTGCCGCTTACCGGCTTCCTCACCCGTCGTTTCGGCGAAGTGAAGCTGTTTATCTGGTCGACGCTGCTGTTCTCCATTGCGTCGTTCCTGTGTGGCATCGCGCAGAGCATGCCCATGCTGATCCTGTTCCGCGCCATCCAGGGTGCGGTAGCGGGCCCGATGTACCCGGTCACGCAGAGCTTGCTGATCTCCATCTATCCACCCGCCAAACGCGGCATGGCGCTTGCGCTGTTGGCGATGGTGACGGTGGTGGCACCCATCGCAGGCCCGATCCTCGGTGGCTTGATCACTGATAACTACTCGTGGCCGTGGATCTTCTTCATCAACGTGCCCATCGGCATTTTCGCCAGCATGGTGGTGGGCAACCAGATGAAGGGACGCCCGGAAGTCACCATGCGGCCGAAGATGGATTACGTGGGGCTCATCACGCTGATCGTCGGTGTGGGCGCGCTGCAGATCGTGCTCGACAAGGGCAACGACGAGGACTGGTTCAACTCCACGTTCATCGTGATCACCAGCATCGTGTCCGTGATCTCGCTGGCGATCTTCTTGATCTGGGAACTCACCGACAAGGAACCCATCGTCAACCTGCGCCTGCTGCGCCATCACAACTTTCGCACTGGCACCATTGCGTTGGTGTTGGCCTACGCGGCGTTCTTCGCCATCGGCCTGCTGGTACCGCAGTGGCTGCAGCGGAATATGGGCTATACGTCCACATGGGCAGGTTTTGCCGCTGCGCCACTCGGTATTCTGCCGGTGATGCTTACCTTCCTGGTGGGCAAGTACGCGTCGCGTACCGACATGCGCCTGCTGGCCTCGTGCGCGTTCCTGGTGATGGGCACGACCTGCTTCATGCGTTCCGAGTTCTTCCTACAGATAGACTTCTGGCACGTCGCCGGTGTGCAGCTGTTCCAGGGCCTGGGCGTCGCGTTGTTCTTCATGCCGGTGACGACGATTCTGTTGTCGGATCTGCAACCGAACGAGATCGCCTCGGGGGGCGGCCTGGCAACATTCCTGCGTACGCTAGGCGCGAGCTTCTCCGCGTCGCTCACCACATTCCTGTGGGATCACCGTGCGATCGTGCATCACGCACATCTGTCGGAACACATCACGCCCTACGATCCGTCAGCGCAGATTGCGCTGCAAGGCGTGGGAGTGCAGGGGCAGGCAGCGAACGTGATGCTGGATCAGATGATCACGCAGCAGGGCTACCAGATCTCGTTCAACGAGGTATTCCATCTGTTGGGCTGGGTGTTCTTCTTCCTGATTGTGGTGGTGTGGATGGCGCGGCCGCCGTTCAGCGCGAAGGCGGGGCCAGGGGCGGATCACTGA
- a CDS encoding MarR family winged helix-turn-helix transcriptional regulator yields MGLVRSELVRKTEAELQASGVELRFIQFLILKRLALLGPMSASELARAVELDGGAMTRQLDQLEGKGLLRRQPHQQDRRALRIELTEAGDVMWRQMTPCNDRVLDAAQKALDPTEREQLRDYLERVLVALRDMN; encoded by the coding sequence ATCGGACTGGTTCGCAGCGAACTGGTCCGCAAGACGGAAGCTGAGTTGCAAGCGTCGGGCGTGGAGCTGCGCTTCATCCAGTTCCTGATCCTCAAGCGCCTTGCGCTGTTAGGCCCGATGTCAGCCAGTGAGCTAGCTCGCGCGGTGGAACTGGATGGCGGCGCCATGACTCGCCAGCTCGATCAGCTTGAAGGCAAGGGCCTGCTGCGCCGCCAGCCGCATCAGCAGGACCGTCGGGCCCTGCGTATCGAGCTGACGGAGGCTGGCGACGTCATGTGGCGACAGATGACGCCGTGTAACGACCGCGTTCTGGACGCCGCCCAGAAGGCGCTGGACCCGACCGAGCGCGAGCAGTTACGCGATTACCTGGAGCGCGTGTTAGTCGCGCTCCGCGACATGAATTGA
- a CDS encoding multicopper oxidase family protein, with protein sequence MTRINPSRRQFLRGLFDMVGAATAAELGLLAWSAPAIGDEKMARMAMPQLAAPNVPLVNPVTLARFVDPLPLPAVAKPVGQRSDPTHPGKQLPLYRMEMRAFKAQLHRDLPPTPLWGYNGSFPGPTLVARRNEPLLIEWANALPKKHFLPIDHTIHGAERSKPEVRTVAHVHGARVSPSSDGYPEEWFEPGRSAVSHYPNAQDAATLWYHDHAMGITRLNIYAGLLGAYLIEDDAEQALNLPTADCDLPLILCDRLIAKDGQLYYPVSDDPDAPWVSECNGNAILCNGKLYPFTEVEPRRYRLRLINAANTRFYELSLSNGLAFMQIASDQGLLAAPLTRSHVTLYPAERADVIVDFSGMDGKQAQLRQQGDAIMEFRVRDRGRKDTSAVPATLRTIERMAEASAVRDRVLTLGEQDDAGGSPMMMMLGGKHWSAPITEDPRQNTTEIWSMVNLTGDAHPMHLHLVRFQVLERRPFDLFVWNESKTLKYTGPAIPPRARRDGLERHRARRPRHGHTHHRQV encoded by the coding sequence ATGACTCGCATCAACCCTTCACGCCGCCAGTTCCTGCGCGGTCTATTCGACATGGTCGGCGCCGCTACGGCGGCAGAGCTCGGCTTGCTGGCCTGGTCCGCGCCGGCCATCGGCGACGAGAAGATGGCGCGCATGGCCATGCCCCAGCTCGCCGCACCCAACGTGCCGCTGGTGAACCCGGTGACGTTGGCGCGCTTCGTGGATCCGTTGCCCTTACCCGCGGTAGCAAAGCCCGTCGGTCAACGTTCGGATCCCACGCATCCAGGCAAACAGCTGCCGCTGTACCGAATGGAGATGCGCGCGTTCAAGGCGCAACTGCATCGTGACCTGCCACCCACGCCGCTGTGGGGCTACAACGGATCATTCCCGGGCCCGACGTTGGTCGCGCGGCGCAACGAGCCCTTGCTGATCGAATGGGCCAATGCGCTGCCGAAAAAACACTTCCTGCCCATCGACCACACCATCCACGGCGCTGAGCGCAGCAAGCCCGAAGTACGCACCGTCGCGCACGTCCACGGCGCGCGCGTGTCGCCGTCCAGCGATGGCTATCCGGAAGAATGGTTCGAACCCGGCCGTTCGGCGGTCAGCCACTACCCCAACGCGCAGGACGCGGCCACGCTCTGGTACCACGACCACGCCATGGGCATCACGCGGCTCAACATCTACGCGGGCCTGCTCGGTGCCTACCTGATCGAAGACGACGCGGAACAGGCACTCAACCTGCCGACCGCCGACTGCGACCTGCCGCTGATCCTGTGCGACCGTCTGATCGCGAAAGACGGCCAGTTGTACTACCCCGTCTCCGATGATCCGGATGCGCCCTGGGTATCCGAGTGCAACGGCAATGCCATCCTATGCAACGGCAAGCTCTATCCCTTTACGGAGGTCGAGCCGCGGCGCTATCGCTTACGCCTCATCAACGCCGCCAACACGCGCTTCTACGAACTCTCATTGTCGAACGGATTGGCGTTCATGCAGATCGCCAGCGACCAAGGCCTGCTTGCCGCGCCGCTCACACGTTCGCACGTCACGCTCTACCCGGCTGAGCGCGCCGACGTTATCGTCGACTTCTCCGGCATGGACGGCAAACAGGCGCAGTTGCGCCAGCAGGGCGATGCCATCATGGAATTTCGCGTGCGCGATCGCGGCCGCAAAGACACCAGCGCGGTCCCGGCGACGTTACGCACCATCGAACGCATGGCCGAGGCGAGCGCCGTGCGCGACCGCGTGCTAACGCTGGGCGAGCAGGATGACGCCGGTGGCAGCCCGATGATGATGATGCTCGGCGGCAAGCACTGGTCCGCCCCCATCACCGAAGATCCGCGCCAGAACACCACCGAGATCTGGAGCATGGTGAACCTCACCGGTGATGCACATCCCATGCATCTGCACCTGGTGCGCTTCCAGGTACTGGAACGGCGACCGTTCGACCTGTTCGTGTGGAACGAGAGCAAGACACTCAAGTACACCGGCCCGGCGATCCCCCCCCGCGCCAGAAGAGATGGGCTGGAAAGACACCGTGCGCGCCGACCCCGGCATGGTCACACGCATCATCGCCAAGTTTGA
- a CDS encoding MATE family efflux transporter — protein sequence MSSFAAKQPLLTEGPIARTLLMFALPILGSTVLQSLNGSVNAMWIGHYLGEAALTAVSNANLILFLLLGAVFGLSMACTILIGQSLGARNMLEAKRVVGTGVTFFVSISVLVAIGGYFGTPWMLRALNTPVDAQAFAVPYLRIIFIAVPSMFFYNFLMMTLRGAGDSRTPFVFMALSVVMDIVFNPLLIFGVGPFPRMGIAGSATSTLIAQTIALFALIFTLYRRKHFLRLTSHELGYLRPDREILRSLVVKGLPMGLQMIVISSSAMIMIHMVNEYGSKTTAAYGAATQLWAYVQMPAMAIGAAVSSMAAQNVGAKLWDRVSLITRVGVLYNFLLSGCLIGVIYLFNHAALGMFLPNDAQALTLAQHLNSIAVWSFMFFGVTFVLFGVVRSTGAVLPPLIILFISMWLIRPPFALVLAPHLGADSIWWSFPLGSLASMLMAMGYYKWGGWRRARMLATPIEKAGQDDSAAVAGQQAPTTGQGVPASVE from the coding sequence ATGTCATCGTTCGCTGCAAAGCAGCCGCTGCTTACCGAAGGACCGATTGCCCGCACGTTGCTCATGTTCGCCCTGCCCATCCTGGGCAGCACGGTGCTGCAGTCGCTCAACGGTTCGGTCAACGCCATGTGGATCGGCCACTACCTGGGCGAAGCTGCGCTCACGGCGGTGAGCAACGCCAACTTGATCCTGTTCCTGCTGCTGGGCGCTGTGTTCGGCCTGAGCATGGCGTGCACCATCCTGATCGGCCAGAGCCTCGGCGCGCGCAACATGCTGGAAGCCAAGCGCGTGGTGGGCACGGGCGTAACATTCTTTGTGTCGATATCGGTGTTGGTAGCCATCGGCGGCTACTTCGGCACGCCGTGGATGCTGCGCGCGCTCAACACGCCGGTCGACGCGCAGGCCTTCGCGGTGCCGTACCTGCGCATCATCTTCATCGCCGTGCCGTCGATGTTCTTTTACAACTTCCTCATGATGACGCTGCGCGGCGCGGGTGATTCGCGTACGCCGTTCGTCTTCATGGCGTTGTCGGTGGTGATGGACATTGTGTTCAACCCGCTGCTGATCTTCGGCGTGGGTCCCTTCCCGCGCATGGGTATTGCCGGTTCTGCCACGTCCACGCTGATCGCGCAGACCATTGCCCTGTTCGCCCTGATCTTCACGCTGTACCGGCGCAAGCACTTCCTGCGCCTCACCAGTCATGAGCTCGGTTACCTGCGCCCTGACCGGGAAATCCTGCGCTCGCTGGTGGTGAAGGGTTTGCCGATGGGCTTGCAGATGATCGTGATCTCCAGCTCCGCGATGATCATGATCCACATGGTGAACGAGTACGGCTCCAAGACCACCGCCGCCTACGGTGCAGCCACGCAGCTGTGGGCCTACGTGCAGATGCCGGCGATGGCGATCGGTGCGGCGGTGTCGTCCATGGCGGCGCAGAACGTGGGCGCCAAACTGTGGGACCGGGTGAGCCTCATTACCCGGGTGGGCGTGCTCTACAACTTCCTGCTCAGCGGCTGCTTGATCGGAGTGATCTATCTGTTCAATCACGCGGCGCTCGGCATGTTCCTGCCCAACGACGCCCAGGCACTGACGCTGGCTCAGCATCTGAATAGCATCGCCGTGTGGTCCTTCATGTTCTTTGGCGTCACCTTCGTGCTGTTTGGCGTGGTGCGTTCCACCGGCGCGGTGCTGCCACCGCTAATCATCCTGTTCATCTCGATGTGGCTGATCCGTCCGCCGTTTGCGCTGGTGTTGGCGCCGCACCTGGGGGCGGATTCCATCTGGTGGAGTTTTCCGCTGGGCTCGCTCGCCTCCATGCTGATGGCCATGGGCTACTACAAGTGGGGCGGCTGGCGACGTGCACGCATGCTGGCCACGCCGATCGAAAAGGCCGGGCAAGACGATTCGGCCGCCGTTGCCGGCCAACAGGCCCCCACCACCGGACAAGGCGTACCGGCCTCCGTGGAGTGA
- a CDS encoding bestrophin family protein — protein MVIHPPHRSLRLMLFTLRGSIVPVIWKRVVGMMLLSVAVVLLERRLPHTGVELGAIPPTLMGLTLAIFLGFRNTVAYQRWWDARTLWGELLIVLRNLARQTMSLPASLSAAERERMVHRLIAFAHALRHHLRGTSPGDDVSRWLTTEDRAALAGRPNPPNVLLGLIGQGYAQLHREGRLDVILLASIDAQVTRASYVLGGCERIQGTPIPFAYILLLHRTVYIYCLLLPFCLIGSVGWVTPLMVGVLSYTFFGLDALGDQIENPFDRLPNDLPLDAMCRTIEIGLGELLGERDLPAPLQPVDGVLL, from the coding sequence ATGGTCATCCACCCACCGCATCGCTCGCTCCGGTTGATGCTGTTCACCCTGCGCGGCTCCATTGTTCCGGTGATCTGGAAGCGGGTGGTCGGCATGATGCTGCTGTCCGTGGCGGTGGTGCTGCTGGAGCGTCGCCTGCCGCACACGGGCGTGGAGCTGGGTGCCATTCCGCCCACGCTGATGGGCCTGACGCTGGCGATCTTCCTCGGCTTTCGCAACACGGTGGCCTACCAGCGCTGGTGGGACGCGCGAACGCTGTGGGGCGAGTTGTTGATCGTGCTGCGCAATCTGGCGCGGCAGACGATGAGCCTGCCAGCAAGCCTTTCTGCGGCAGAGCGCGAACGGATGGTGCACCGGTTGATCGCCTTTGCCCACGCGCTGCGTCACCACCTGCGTGGCACCTCGCCGGGCGACGATGTATCCCGCTGGCTGACGACGGAAGACCGGGCCGCACTCGCGGGCCGTCCCAATCCACCCAACGTGCTGCTCGGCCTGATTGGCCAGGGCTACGCGCAACTGCATCGCGAGGGCCGGCTGGACGTCATCCTGCTGGCGAGCATCGATGCCCAGGTGACGCGCGCCTCTTACGTGCTGGGCGGCTGTGAGCGTATCCAGGGCACGCCGATACCGTTTGCCTACATCCTGCTGCTCCACCGCACCGTCTACATCTACTGCCTGCTGCTGCCGTTCTGCCTGATCGGCAGCGTCGGCTGGGTGACGCCGCTGATGGTGGGCGTGCTGTCCTACACCTTCTTTGGGCTCGATGCGCTGGGCGACCAGATCGAGAACCCATTCGACCGCTTGCCCAACGACCTGCCCCTCGACGCCATGTGCCGCACCATCGAGATCGGCCTGGGCGAACTGCTGGGCGAGCGCGACCTGCCGGCGCCGCTGCAACCTGTGGACGGCGTGCTGCTCTAG
- a CDS encoding efflux transporter outer membrane subunit, which translates to MRLQILAAATGLSLALAGCVSSGGLHPEGALTDASSLKADRSLSGVALSPAAWPANDWWTGLGDPQLTALIAEALKDNPTLTVADARARQAQAEAGAADADRGPSVTAGANMIGQRLPLTAAPPDLGGGKFTWFKDARGSFSWGLDLWGGKRAAWEAALGMQHAAEIEQQAARIELSTNVARAYVQLSYAYAQQDVAKAEHERATTARQLTQQRVSAGLDNQLQLKQSDTEVANADQQVAAAKRAIDAARSSLSVLLGKGPDRGLDIGRPQMLTPGALTAPADLSSELLGHRADIVAARWRVESAGKEIKVAKTQFLPNVSISAMAGVAAFGSINPLQLPARFYTFGPALSLPIFDGGRLRSSLSSKDAQYDEAVAQYNQTLVRAVNEVADGYDAVQSAQEQVAAQQRAVDAATQAWQLSEQRYKAGVGSYLEALIVRQQLLAAQERLAALQSQQVDLSVQLIQALGGGFRPQGASADVAVQSSSDHSL; encoded by the coding sequence ATGCGTCTGCAAATCCTTGCGGCAGCCACCGGCCTCTCCCTCGCGCTGGCGGGATGCGTCAGCAGCGGCGGCCTGCATCCGGAGGGCGCGCTCACCGATGCCTCTTCGCTGAAAGCCGATCGCAGCCTGTCCGGCGTTGCGCTCTCCCCCGCCGCCTGGCCCGCCAACGATTGGTGGACCGGCCTCGGCGACCCGCAGCTGACAGCGTTGATCGCTGAAGCGCTGAAAGACAACCCCACCCTGACCGTGGCCGACGCCCGCGCCCGCCAGGCGCAGGCCGAGGCTGGCGCAGCCGATGCCGACCGCGGTCCGAGCGTCACGGCTGGAGCCAACATGATTGGCCAGCGCCTGCCGCTTACCGCCGCGCCGCCGGATCTGGGCGGTGGCAAGTTCACCTGGTTCAAGGACGCCCGCGGCAGTTTCAGCTGGGGCCTCGATTTGTGGGGTGGCAAGCGCGCCGCGTGGGAAGCCGCCTTAGGCATGCAGCACGCCGCCGAGATCGAGCAGCAGGCCGCGCGCATTGAGCTATCCACCAACGTGGCCCGCGCCTATGTGCAGCTCTCCTACGCGTACGCACAGCAGGATGTGGCCAAAGCTGAGCACGAGCGGGCCACTACGGCGCGCCAGCTGACCCAGCAGCGCGTCTCCGCCGGTCTCGACAACCAGTTGCAGCTCAAGCAGAGCGACACCGAAGTTGCCAACGCCGACCAACAAGTGGCCGCTGCCAAGCGCGCCATCGATGCGGCCCGTTCCTCGCTATCCGTACTGCTCGGCAAGGGTCCGGACCGTGGCCTCGACATCGGTCGTCCGCAGATGCTGACGCCGGGTGCGCTCACCGCACCGGCGGATCTGTCGAGCGAGCTGCTTGGCCATCGCGCCGATATCGTCGCTGCGCGCTGGCGCGTGGAATCCGCAGGCAAGGAGATCAAGGTCGCCAAGACCCAGTTCCTGCCCAACGTGAGCATCAGCGCGATGGCGGGCGTGGCGGCGTTCGGCAGCATCAACCCGCTGCAGTTGCCGGCTCGCTTCTACACCTTCGGTCCGGCGCTGAGCTTGCCGATCTTCGATGGCGGTCGTCTGCGTTCCAGCCTCTCCTCGAAGGATGCGCAGTACGACGAAGCCGTGGCCCAGTACAACCAAACGCTGGTGCGCGCGGTGAACGAAGTGGCCGACGGTTACGACGCCGTGCAGTCTGCGCAGGAGCAGGTCGCCGCCCAGCAGCGCGCAGTCGATGCCGCCACGCAGGCGTGGCAGCTCTCGGAGCAGCGTTACAAGGCCGGCGTGGGCAGCTATCTGGAGGCGCTGATCGTGCGCCAGCAGTTGCTCGCCGCGCAGGAGCGCCTTGCCGCGCTGCAGTCGCAGCAGGTTGACCTGTCCGTGCAGCTCATCCAGGCCCTCGGTGGCGGTTTCCGCCCGCAAGGCGCCTCGGCCGATGTGGCCGTCCAATCTTCCTCTGATCATTCGCTTTAA
- a CDS encoding efflux RND transporter periplasmic adaptor subunit, producing the protein MLSQTPLAAENAAAQPPKSRRGFLLRALAAVVVIAAIGWGLWYFLEGRWYEETDDAYVNGNVVQITPQVPGSVITIGADDGDLVHAGDVLVKLDPADADVALEQARANLASTVRKVRGLYSNVSGAQAEVAARKTAVDKAQADYNRRRDLAKSGAISAEELSHALDALTTAQSAMTTSQQQLQTNKVLVDDTVVASHPDVQTAAARLRGAYLDDVRTSIIAPVDGYVAKRSVQLGQRVASGTPLMAVVPLHEVWIDANFKETQLTNMRIGQPVEIRADIYGGTVTYKATVQSLGVGTGSAFSLLPAQNATGNWIKIVQRVPVRVFFTDPKQLEDHPLRIGLSTKVEVNLHDQKGLLLANQAPTQPAFKTDVYKEQLAKADGMIAEIIHANMAGASEGPK; encoded by the coding sequence ATGCTCAGCCAAACCCCGCTCGCGGCCGAGAACGCGGCCGCTCAACCCCCGAAGAGCCGTCGCGGCTTCCTGCTGCGCGCGCTTGCGGCCGTGGTGGTGATCGCCGCCATCGGCTGGGGCCTGTGGTACTTCCTCGAAGGCCGCTGGTACGAAGAGACCGACGACGCCTACGTCAACGGCAACGTCGTGCAGATCACCCCGCAGGTGCCCGGCTCAGTCATCACCATCGGTGCCGATGACGGTGACTTGGTGCACGCTGGCGATGTGCTGGTGAAGCTCGATCCGGCTGATGCCGACGTCGCGCTGGAGCAGGCGCGCGCTAACCTCGCCAGCACCGTGCGTAAGGTGCGCGGCCTGTACAGCAACGTCAGCGGTGCCCAGGCCGAAGTGGCCGCACGCAAGACCGCCGTGGACAAGGCGCAGGCCGACTACAACCGCCGTCGTGATCTCGCCAAGTCCGGTGCGATCTCCGCCGAAGAGCTGTCACACGCGCTGGATGCACTGACCACGGCGCAGAGCGCCATGACCACCTCGCAGCAGCAGTTGCAGACCAACAAGGTGCTGGTGGACGACACCGTCGTCGCTTCGCATCCGGATGTACAGACCGCCGCCGCCCGCCTGCGTGGCGCCTACCTCGACGACGTGCGCACCTCCATCATCGCGCCGGTGGACGGCTACGTCGCCAAGCGTTCGGTGCAGCTGGGTCAGCGCGTGGCATCGGGTACGCCGCTGATGGCGGTGGTGCCGCTGCATGAAGTGTGGATCGACGCCAACTTCAAAGAAACGCAGCTCACCAACATGCGCATCGGCCAGCCGGTGGAAATCCGCGCCGACATCTACGGTGGCACGGTGACCTACAAGGCCACGGTACAGAGCCTGGGCGTGGGCACGGGCAGCGCGTTCTCGCTGCTGCCGGCGCAGAACGCCACCGGCAACTGGATCAAGATCGTGCAACGCGTGCCGGTTCGCGTGTTCTTCACCGATCCGAAGCAGTTGGAAGACCATCCGCTGCGCATCGGCCTGTCGACCAAGGTGGAAGTGAATCTGCACGACCAGAAGGGCCTGCTGCTTGCCAACCAGGCGCCGACGCAGCCGGCCTTCAAGACCGACGTCTACAAGGAACAGTTGGCCAAGGCCGACGGCATGATCGCGGAGATCATCCACGCGAACATGGCGGGCGCCAGCGAAGGTCCGAAGTAA
- a CDS encoding multicopper oxidase domain-containing protein gives MGWKDTVRADPGMVTRIIAKFEGEPGRYVWHCHLLEHEDNEMMRPFQLLPA, from the coding sequence ATGGGCTGGAAAGACACCGTGCGCGCCGACCCCGGCATGGTCACACGCATCATCGCCAAGTTTGAAGGTGAGCCCGGTCGCTACGTGTGGCATTGCCACCTGCTCGAGCACGAAGACAACGAGATGATGCGCCCGTTCCAGCTACTGCCGGCCTAA